In Micrococcales bacterium, the following proteins share a genomic window:
- a CDS encoding MFS transporter gives MPRIGGLPREVTVLAAIAFCVALGFGIVIPAIPLFARTFGVTAFAASAVISVFAFMRLVSSPAAGWLVNRFGERTIMSTGLAIVGLSSLAAGFATDYVQLLLLRGIGGTGSAMFTISATALLLRVAAPEYRGRASGAFQAGFLIGGVAGPAVGGLVIGLSIRAPFFVYAGTLLAAFLVAVALLPRLEHQESPHLADDTERMGFLPTLKLPAYQAALGANFANGFVFFGLRSSLVPLFVVEGLREGPGLAGVGFVVAAGLQAALLAIGGRTADHRGRKPALVIGLAVGVLSLVVLAAAPNAAWFLIAMAVAGVSGAFLGPSPTAIVGDVSRGHHGGSVVAGFQMMSDFGSIVGPLVGGLLLDRSSFSVAFAAGVAVSALALLLALRMPETLRREGAGAAA, from the coding sequence GTGCCAAGGATCGGCGGACTGCCGAGGGAGGTCACCGTCCTCGCGGCGATCGCGTTCTGCGTGGCGCTCGGCTTCGGCATCGTCATCCCCGCGATCCCGCTGTTCGCGCGCACGTTCGGAGTCACCGCATTCGCCGCCAGCGCCGTCATCAGCGTGTTCGCCTTCATGCGCCTCGTGAGCAGTCCCGCGGCCGGCTGGCTGGTCAACCGTTTCGGTGAACGCACGATCATGTCCACCGGCCTGGCGATCGTCGGCCTGTCCAGCCTGGCGGCCGGGTTCGCCACCGACTACGTGCAGTTGCTGCTGCTGCGGGGGATCGGCGGGACCGGTTCGGCCATGTTCACCATCTCCGCGACGGCCCTGCTGCTGCGGGTTGCCGCCCCCGAGTACCGCGGCCGGGCGTCGGGTGCATTCCAGGCCGGCTTCCTCATCGGTGGCGTCGCCGGTCCGGCGGTGGGCGGATTGGTGATCGGGCTGTCGATCCGCGCGCCCTTCTTCGTGTATGCGGGGACGCTGCTGGCGGCCTTCCTCGTGGCGGTCGCGTTGCTCCCGCGGCTCGAGCATCAGGAGTCGCCGCATTTGGCCGACGACACCGAACGCATGGGTTTCCTGCCGACCTTGAAACTGCCCGCCTACCAGGCTGCGCTCGGCGCCAACTTCGCCAACGGCTTCGTCTTCTTCGGCCTGCGCTCGTCGCTGGTCCCGCTGTTCGTGGTGGAGGGTCTGCGCGAAGGGCCGGGTCTGGCTGGCGTGGGGTTCGTGGTGGCGGCGGGACTGCAAGCGGCACTGCTCGCGATCGGCGGCCGCACAGCCGACCACCGCGGCCGCAAGCCCGCGCTCGTGATCGGGCTGGCGGTGGGTGTGTTGTCGCTGGTGGTGCTCGCCGCGGCCCCCAACGCGGCGTGGTTCCTCATCGCGATGGCAGTGGCCGGGGTCTCGGGGGCCTTCCTCGGACCCTCGCCGACCGCCATCGTCGGCGACGTGTCCAGAGGGCACCACGGCGGCTCCGTCGTCGCCGGCTTCCAGATGATGTCGGACTTCGGGTCGATCGTCGGGCCGCTGGTCGGGGGCTTGTTGCTCGACCGCTCCAGCTTCTCCGTTGCGTTCGCCGCGGGGGTGGCTGTGTCGGCACTGGCGCTGTTGCTGGCCCTGCGCATGCCGGAGACCCTGCGGCGCGAGGGTGCCGGTGCTGCGGCGTGA